One Tunturibacter gelidoferens genomic region harbors:
- a CDS encoding non-ribosomal peptide synthetase/type I polyketide synthase has translation MSERLNHETRMVDQNAGDDQLLDCVAIIGMSGRFPGAPDVEAFWQNIAAGKVSISHFSPSELEARNSAGLENGSDYVAARGVLDDPGMFDAEFFGISPRDAESMDPQHRIFLETCWNALEDAGYDQSTYAGQIGLFGGCSLNTYLLANLCRDRAFIDEVTGSYQVGEFRSFMGNDKDFLTTRVAYKLNLRGPCISVASACATSLVAVAQASQSLLNYQCDMALAGGVSVTFPQRRGHMYSEGSIGSKDGFCRPFDAAATGTVFSHGAGVVLLKRLEDAVADRDHITAVIRGFGVNNDGSMKAGYMAPGVDGQSGVIAAAQAMAGVDARTITYIEAHGTATPLGDPIEVAALTKAFRLNTDASSFCAIGTAKANVGHLDAAAGVAGVIKTALSLHKATLPPLAKFETPNPNIAFEGSPFYVNRELSPWRSDGPRRAGVSAFGVGGVNAHVVLEEAPGFQSLKPSLRSAQLLCVSARSQSALQVAIDNLARYVREHPEVPLEDVAYTLAVGRKAFDHRAAFVCAGSEDAIAKLSSAGAQAQRVIPAKRPEVAFLFPGQGSQFAGMGSSLYKSEPVYRREVDECSEILRPLLGLDLRDVLFPVDVAAPEAAERLQQTQFAQTGIFVTEFAMARLWQSWGIEPRACAGHSIGEYVAAVLAGVMSREDALRLVSLRGRMMQEMPRGAMVGVRLSESELQPYLAADISVAALNAPKLSVLAGPLEAVEQLEKKLTSDGALFRRLRTSHAFHSSMMDPMLAGFEAEVAKVTLHRPVRPYVSSFTGTWIEPEQATSPRFWADQVRNPVRFADTLKTLMSTPQILLEVGPGNTLATLARQQPNSSVAVIISSLSQRDEQSPVEAGSLQEALGQLWMAGVTPDWTKVYAEEQRGRVSLPTYPFERKLYWVEPPPFTAGSQSKERPTVPGAEMLDTPRGGQVVPAVIEPLKEAPMQERKLRLQPIVAEVFTQLSGIEVTPDQVDHQFLELGLDSLFLTQATQGIQKKFGVKLTFRQIMEQYSTIASLAGYLDSVLPPDAFPVAAQVQAAPVNGAVSPVDFSAPSASFTSAGSPGPAGSAAERLFSEQMAMMSKVFEQQMAALRATTGLPAAATQASSATISAATPLSAPASPSAAPLPTGETSEVKHGSYRPLQPRVQQDLNSDQQQYLDTLIAKYEKKTPGSKRLTDKARPHLADPRAVAGFRPQWKEMVYPLVTERAKGSRIWDVDGNEYIDIVNGYGAIMFGHSPQFVLDAVHKQIEEGVAIGPQSPLAGEVAAQICELTGNDRVTFCNTGSEAVMAAIRVARTVTGRDRIIYFAGDYHGTFDEVLVRNTPRGTVPLAPGIPLANTGNVVVLEYGADASLDYIRKNASEIAAVLIEPVQTRNPGLQPIAFIKTVRQITEQAEIALIIDEVVTGFRLAPGGVQEAFGVRADLATYGKVIGGGYPIGVLSGKAQFMDALDGGAWQYGDASIPEVGVTFFAGTFVRHPQALAAARAVLNHLKAAGPQLQLDLNRKTAELATRLDNFFVERGVPSRIHHFASWFYFTFHGDARLGSLLYYAMREKGVHIQEGYPCFLTTAHSEEDLQRVEAVFRETVEEMQSSNALPSHGEHHSQAVTAPVSAMHPAALKDTPAQVPITEAQREIYFAAALGDEMNCAFNESVTLRLRGHVDEAALKQALESVFARHDALRSTISEDGESILIAPTFHGVVEQTDLSSIAAGDREQTLHEAIEREGKTPFSLTEGPLVRATIFRMSVDETVLLFTGHHIVLDGWSVNQLFEELSKFYSAKESASEKLLPLLPFSSYAVLEQTRQKSGEFADNEAYWVNKFSGLTPVLDLPTDRPRPMNKTYSGATLNGSLGSSLYTDLKGASARLGCTLYVTLLSGFQLLLHRLTRQPEVVVGISTAGQALFQNASLVGHCVHFLPMLSQLAEAETVKSHLAATRNVLFDAFDHQEFTYGSLLHKLSIPRDAGRLPLIEVQFNLEKIGSRIGFDGLSAEIKANPKQFVNTDMFLNVIETEDDLKFDCDFNTGLFDGETVRRWMRQYANLLSSVVRDATVRVDELELLGQEDRLEIVEGWNRTEVTFDREFIPIHRWAETRAKEKADEFVVECGSTRWTGRELDQYANRVAHRLHREGLKAGDLVGLCVPRSVEMLGALLGVLKAGGAYVPLDPRHPKERLEMVLEDAGAGLLVVGSSFAAAQPGFKTSAKVVTLDSRIAEESDAPLEVPAAADSLAYVIYTSGTTGRPKGVAIEHRALMNLLRSMEREPGLNRADVLVAVTTLAFDIAGLELLLPLLTGARLVIANEEEVADGYLLLQLLQRSKATVLQATPGTWRMLIDAGWSSELPLKVLCGGEALPRDLADQLVERSEQVWNVYGPTETTIWSSATRVTAGTGPLLIGPPIANTQFYVLDHRLHPVPVGVVGELYIGGTGLARGYWKRPDLTAERFLPNPFAEGRIYKTGDLGRWHVNAEGQGQVELLGRTDFQVKIRGYRIELGEIETALNRHPAVREAVVVAHTSKSAGAAITRLVAYVDAGNSAEHATALTEDLLTMLTGALPEYMIPAVILPLPQLPRSPNGKIDRKSLPDAEMFLKGGFHSGQRPFTAPKTADQKKLAEIWSEVLMLDRVSITDSIFELGADSLLIFRIAARSQKEGLNVTAAQIFKHRTILALSDGLGGQAETKSNTIKVAPRIAVAPRKAYRGESGTRG, from the coding sequence ATGAGTGAGCGACTGAACCATGAAACTCGTATGGTGGACCAGAATGCAGGCGACGATCAGCTGCTGGACTGCGTCGCCATCATTGGCATGTCGGGACGTTTTCCGGGAGCGCCAGATGTGGAGGCGTTCTGGCAGAACATTGCAGCCGGCAAGGTCTCCATCTCTCACTTCTCTCCGTCCGAACTGGAGGCGAGAAACAGTGCGGGACTCGAGAACGGCTCGGATTATGTTGCCGCGCGCGGAGTGCTCGATGACCCCGGGATGTTCGATGCTGAGTTCTTCGGGATATCACCTCGCGATGCTGAAAGCATGGATCCGCAACATCGGATCTTTCTGGAGACATGCTGGAATGCGTTGGAAGATGCGGGCTATGACCAGTCGACCTATGCGGGGCAGATTGGCCTCTTTGGCGGGTGCAGCCTCAATACGTACCTGTTGGCGAACTTGTGCCGTGATCGAGCGTTTATCGATGAGGTGACGGGAAGTTATCAGGTTGGCGAGTTCCGGTCGTTTATGGGGAACGATAAGGACTTTCTGACGACTCGCGTTGCCTACAAGCTGAACTTGCGCGGGCCGTGCATCAGCGTGGCGTCGGCGTGTGCGACCTCTCTGGTTGCGGTTGCTCAGGCTAGTCAGAGCCTGTTGAACTATCAGTGCGACATGGCGTTGGCCGGCGGTGTTTCGGTGACTTTTCCGCAGAGGCGCGGGCACATGTACTCCGAAGGAAGCATTGGATCGAAGGATGGTTTTTGCAGACCCTTCGACGCTGCGGCCACTGGTACGGTGTTCAGTCACGGCGCGGGCGTGGTTTTGCTGAAGCGGTTAGAGGATGCCGTTGCCGACCGCGATCATATTACCGCTGTGATTCGCGGGTTTGGAGTGAACAACGACGGGTCCATGAAGGCTGGATACATGGCTCCGGGGGTGGACGGTCAGTCGGGCGTAATTGCTGCGGCGCAGGCTATGGCTGGGGTCGATGCGCGCACTATTACTTATATTGAGGCACACGGAACGGCGACGCCGCTGGGTGATCCGATTGAGGTCGCGGCTCTGACGAAGGCGTTTCGTTTGAACACCGACGCTTCAAGCTTCTGCGCGATTGGCACCGCGAAGGCAAACGTTGGGCATCTCGATGCGGCTGCGGGCGTGGCAGGGGTTATTAAGACGGCGCTCTCTCTGCACAAGGCGACGCTGCCTCCCTTGGCGAAGTTTGAGACTCCTAATCCGAACATAGCCTTTGAAGGTTCGCCATTCTACGTCAATCGCGAGCTAAGCCCATGGCGATCCGATGGGCCGCGACGAGCGGGTGTGAGCGCCTTTGGCGTTGGCGGTGTGAATGCGCATGTGGTGTTGGAAGAGGCGCCCGGCTTCCAGTCGTTGAAACCTTCCTTGCGCTCGGCGCAGTTGCTCTGTGTTTCGGCGAGATCGCAGAGTGCGCTGCAGGTTGCCATCGACAATCTTGCTCGGTATGTCAGAGAGCACCCTGAAGTTCCTCTCGAAGATGTGGCTTACACGCTGGCGGTAGGAAGAAAGGCGTTTGATCATCGTGCTGCGTTTGTGTGTGCGGGATCGGAAGATGCGATCGCGAAACTTTCGTCTGCCGGGGCGCAGGCGCAGCGGGTAATCCCTGCGAAACGGCCGGAGGTAGCCTTTCTGTTTCCGGGGCAGGGGTCGCAGTTTGCGGGTATGGGTAGCTCGTTATACAAGAGCGAACCGGTGTACCGCCGCGAGGTTGATGAGTGCTCCGAGATTCTGCGGCCTTTGCTCGGCCTCGATCTCCGCGACGTTCTCTTTCCGGTCGATGTGGCTGCGCCGGAGGCTGCGGAGAGGCTTCAGCAGACCCAGTTCGCGCAGACGGGAATCTTCGTGACGGAATTTGCGATGGCCAGGCTCTGGCAATCGTGGGGGATTGAACCGCGTGCCTGTGCAGGCCACAGCATTGGGGAATATGTGGCAGCTGTTCTTGCAGGAGTTATGAGCCGCGAAGATGCTCTTCGGCTGGTGAGCCTTCGGGGCCGAATGATGCAGGAGATGCCACGCGGAGCCATGGTGGGCGTGCGGCTTAGCGAGTCGGAGCTTCAGCCGTATCTTGCTGCCGACATTTCGGTCGCTGCGTTGAACGCTCCGAAGCTGAGTGTACTGGCGGGTCCGCTTGAGGCCGTGGAGCAGCTGGAGAAGAAGCTGACGTCGGATGGAGCGCTCTTCCGTAGGCTGCGTACCTCACATGCGTTTCACTCGTCGATGATGGATCCGATGTTGGCTGGGTTCGAGGCCGAGGTTGCCAAGGTTACGCTGCACCGTCCCGTTCGCCCGTATGTTTCGAGTTTCACGGGGACGTGGATTGAGCCAGAACAGGCAACGAGCCCGCGCTTCTGGGCCGATCAGGTTCGTAACCCGGTTCGCTTCGCCGATACGCTCAAGACTCTGATGTCCACTCCGCAGATATTGCTCGAGGTTGGACCAGGAAATACGCTGGCTACACTCGCGCGTCAACAGCCGAATAGTAGCGTGGCCGTTATTATCTCGTCGCTTTCGCAGCGCGATGAACAGTCCCCGGTCGAGGCGGGTTCGCTCCAGGAGGCGCTTGGGCAGCTGTGGATGGCGGGCGTCACGCCGGACTGGACAAAGGTGTACGCCGAGGAGCAGCGGGGACGAGTCTCCCTGCCGACCTATCCGTTTGAACGCAAGCTGTACTGGGTTGAGCCCCCGCCGTTTACGGCTGGCTCGCAGAGCAAGGAACGCCCAACTGTTCCTGGAGCAGAGATGTTGGATACACCACGCGGAGGCCAAGTTGTTCCCGCCGTGATTGAACCGTTGAAAGAGGCACCAATGCAAGAACGCAAACTGCGTCTGCAGCCGATTGTTGCAGAAGTCTTTACTCAGCTGAGCGGGATTGAAGTCACGCCGGATCAGGTCGATCATCAGTTTCTGGAGCTTGGTCTCGACTCACTGTTTCTCACGCAGGCTACTCAAGGAATTCAGAAGAAGTTTGGAGTGAAGCTGACGTTCCGCCAGATTATGGAGCAGTACTCCACGATTGCGAGCCTTGCCGGCTATCTGGACAGCGTGCTTCCGCCTGATGCATTTCCAGTAGCGGCGCAGGTACAAGCTGCTCCAGTGAATGGGGCTGTATCTCCGGTGGACTTCTCCGCTCCGTCTGCGAGTTTCACGAGTGCTGGTTCGCCGGGGCCTGCGGGGTCAGCAGCGGAGCGGCTGTTTAGTGAGCAGATGGCGATGATGTCGAAGGTGTTTGAGCAGCAGATGGCAGCGTTGCGCGCAACAACGGGATTGCCGGCGGCAGCTACTCAGGCGTCGTCCGCGACGATATCTGCGGCGACACCCTTGTCCGCTCCTGCGTCGCCATCAGCGGCACCGTTACCGACGGGCGAAACCTCAGAGGTTAAGCACGGATCTTACAGACCATTGCAGCCGCGGGTTCAACAGGATCTTAATAGCGATCAGCAACAATACCTCGACACGCTGATCGCGAAGTATGAGAAGAAGACGCCAGGGTCCAAGCGTTTGACCGATAAGGCGCGGCCTCATCTTGCAGATCCTCGTGCGGTCGCCGGTTTCCGTCCGCAGTGGAAGGAGATGGTGTATCCGCTTGTGACCGAACGCGCCAAGGGTTCGAGGATCTGGGACGTCGATGGTAACGAATATATAGACATCGTGAATGGTTACGGCGCAATCATGTTCGGGCACTCTCCGCAGTTTGTGCTGGACGCTGTTCATAAACAAATTGAAGAAGGAGTTGCCATCGGACCACAGTCTCCGCTGGCAGGGGAAGTTGCGGCGCAGATCTGCGAACTTACGGGAAACGATCGTGTGACCTTCTGCAACACTGGGTCCGAAGCGGTAATGGCGGCTATACGCGTGGCTCGCACGGTTACAGGACGAGATCGCATCATTTACTTTGCCGGCGATTATCACGGAACGTTTGACGAGGTTCTCGTTCGCAATACGCCGCGGGGAACGGTGCCGCTGGCGCCAGGAATTCCACTTGCGAATACAGGAAATGTGGTTGTGCTGGAGTATGGTGCGGACGCCTCACTCGACTACATTCGCAAAAATGCGAGTGAGATCGCGGCAGTTTTGATTGAACCGGTGCAGACGCGCAACCCGGGCCTGCAACCCATTGCTTTCATCAAGACAGTACGGCAGATTACCGAGCAGGCCGAGATTGCTCTCATCATTGACGAGGTTGTCACCGGCTTCAGGCTTGCGCCGGGTGGTGTGCAGGAGGCGTTCGGAGTTCGCGCGGATCTGGCAACTTACGGCAAGGTGATTGGCGGTGGATATCCGATCGGCGTTCTCTCGGGCAAGGCGCAGTTTATGGATGCGCTCGACGGAGGAGCGTGGCAGTATGGCGACGCTTCAATCCCTGAGGTCGGCGTAACCTTCTTCGCGGGGACCTTTGTTCGACACCCACAGGCTCTTGCAGCCGCTCGCGCGGTGCTCAATCATTTGAAGGCCGCTGGGCCGCAACTTCAGCTTGATCTGAATCGAAAGACTGCTGAGCTAGCGACGCGGCTCGATAATTTCTTTGTGGAGCGCGGCGTTCCGAGCCGGATCCATCACTTCGCGTCCTGGTTTTACTTCACCTTCCACGGTGACGCTCGACTTGGCAGTCTTCTGTACTATGCGATGCGGGAGAAGGGAGTTCATATTCAGGAGGGGTACCCCTGCTTCCTTACCACAGCGCATTCGGAAGAAGATTTGCAAAGAGTTGAGGCCGTGTTCCGGGAGACGGTCGAAGAGATGCAGTCAAGTAACGCGCTTCCCAGCCATGGGGAGCACCACAGTCAGGCGGTTACGGCGCCAGTGTCCGCGATGCATCCTGCGGCTCTGAAGGATACTCCTGCGCAGGTTCCAATCACTGAGGCGCAGCGTGAGATCTACTTTGCGGCCGCGCTAGGCGATGAGATGAACTGTGCCTTCAATGAGTCGGTAACGCTTCGACTGCGCGGCCATGTCGACGAAGCCGCGCTGAAGCAGGCGCTCGAGTCAGTGTTTGCTCGACACGACGCCCTGCGCAGCACCATCAGTGAAGATGGCGAATCGATATTGATCGCTCCAACCTTTCATGGAGTTGTTGAACAGACGGACCTCTCTTCGATAGCAGCCGGGGATCGAGAGCAGACGCTGCACGAGGCGATTGAGAGGGAAGGGAAGACGCCGTTCTCGCTTACAGAGGGGCCGCTTGTACGCGCAACGATCTTCAGGATGTCCGTCGATGAGACGGTGCTGCTCTTTACCGGACATCATATTGTTCTCGATGGATGGTCCGTGAATCAACTCTTCGAAGAGCTCAGCAAGTTCTATAGCGCAAAGGAGAGCGCAAGCGAAAAATTGCTTCCTCTGCTTCCGTTCAGCAGTTATGCCGTTCTGGAGCAGACCCGTCAGAAGTCGGGTGAGTTTGCGGACAATGAAGCTTATTGGGTTAATAAGTTCTCCGGCCTGACGCCGGTGCTTGATCTGCCAACCGACAGACCTCGTCCGATGAATAAGACTTACTCCGGTGCGACTCTGAATGGTAGTCTCGGGTCCTCACTGTATACCGATCTGAAGGGTGCAAGCGCGCGGTTGGGTTGCACGCTCTATGTCACGCTGCTCTCGGGCTTTCAACTTTTGCTGCACCGTCTGACCCGTCAACCGGAGGTAGTAGTTGGGATCTCTACGGCAGGGCAGGCTCTGTTTCAGAATGCGAGTCTCGTCGGACACTGCGTTCACTTCTTGCCGATGTTGAGCCAGTTAGCAGAGGCCGAGACGGTAAAGAGCCATCTCGCCGCAACTCGCAATGTGCTCTTCGATGCGTTCGATCATCAGGAGTTTACCTACGGCAGTCTGCTCCACAAGCTTTCGATTCCGAGAGATGCGGGGCGCCTGCCGTTGATCGAGGTGCAGTTCAATCTCGAAAAGATCGGGAGTCGCATCGGCTTCGACGGTCTGTCGGCGGAGATCAAGGCGAACCCGAAACAATTCGTAAATACGGATATGTTCCTGAACGTGATCGAAACCGAAGATGATCTCAAATTCGATTGTGACTTCAATACGGGCCTCTTTGACGGAGAGACGGTTCGCCGCTGGATGCGCCAGTATGCCAACCTGTTGAGCAGTGTAGTAAGAGATGCGACGGTGCGGGTGGATGAACTGGAGCTGCTGGGTCAGGAAGACCGTTTGGAGATAGTAGAGGGTTGGAACCGGACCGAGGTAACGTTCGACCGAGAGTTTATTCCGATCCATCGGTGGGCCGAGACACGAGCCAAGGAAAAGGCGGATGAGTTCGTCGTAGAGTGCGGCTCAACGAGATGGACGGGAAGGGAACTGGATCAATATGCGAATCGTGTTGCCCACAGACTGCATCGGGAGGGGCTGAAGGCGGGCGATCTGGTGGGACTCTGCGTTCCGCGGTCAGTCGAGATGCTGGGAGCGCTGCTCGGAGTGTTGAAGGCTGGGGGTGCCTATGTACCGCTGGATCCACGGCATCCAAAGGAACGATTGGAGATGGTGCTCGAAGACGCAGGCGCGGGGCTTCTGGTTGTGGGGAGTTCGTTTGCCGCTGCACAACCTGGATTCAAAACGTCGGCGAAGGTAGTGACGTTGGATTCACGGATAGCCGAGGAGAGCGATGCGCCTCTTGAAGTGCCGGCCGCAGCGGACTCGTTGGCGTATGTCATCTATACCTCCGGCACAACCGGCCGACCGAAAGGCGTAGCCATTGAACATCGGGCGCTGATGAACTTGTTGCGCTCCATGGAGCGTGAGCCTGGACTGAATCGAGCGGATGTGCTGGTGGCTGTGACGACGCTTGCCTTCGATATCGCAGGGCTGGAACTGTTGTTGCCGTTGTTGACGGGAGCGCGACTGGTGATCGCGAACGAAGAGGAGGTGGCGGACGGCTACTTGTTGCTGCAACTGTTGCAGCGCAGTAAAGCGACCGTGCTGCAGGCCACTCCAGGAACGTGGAGAATGCTGATCGATGCGGGATGGAGCAGCGAGTTGCCGCTGAAGGTACTGTGCGGTGGTGAAGCGCTGCCGCGAGACCTGGCAGATCAACTGGTGGAGAGAAGCGAGCAGGTTTGGAACGTCTACGGGCCAACGGAAACAACGATATGGTCGTCCGCAACGCGGGTCACCGCTGGGACAGGACCGTTGCTGATCGGGCCTCCGATTGCGAACACCCAGTTTTATGTGCTCGATCATCGGCTGCATCCGGTGCCTGTTGGAGTTGTGGGAGAGCTCTATATTGGAGGCACGGGACTAGCACGTGGATATTGGAAGCGTCCCGACCTGACTGCCGAACGGTTCCTGCCGAACCCATTTGCTGAGGGGCGCATTTACAAGACTGGAGATCTGGGTCGCTGGCATGTCAATGCCGAGGGACAAGGACAAGTTGAATTGCTCGGTCGCACCGACTTCCAGGTCAAGATTCGCGGCTATCGAATTGAGTTGGGAGAGATTGAGACCGCTCTGAACAGACACCCCGCGGTGCGCGAGGCTGTGGTGGTTGCGCACACGAGCAAGAGCGCTGGAGCGGCGATCACACGACTCGTGGCTTATGTCGATGCCGGCAATTCGGCGGAACACGCTACCGCGCTCACAGAAGATCTACTTACGATGTTGACCGGTGCACTGCCTGAATACATGATTCCTGCGGTGATCCTACCGTTGCCGCAGCTTCCGCGATCTCCGAACGGAAAGATAGACCGCAAGAGTTTGCCGGATGCGGAGATGTTTCTCAAAGGAGGTTTTCATTCTGGACAGCGGCCGTTCACTGCGCCTAAGACGGCTGATCAAAAGAAGCTTGCGGAGATTTGGTCTGAGGTGCTCATGCTCGATCGCGTTAGCATCACAGATAGTATCTTTGAACTTGGAGCAGACTCTTTGCTCATCTTCCGAATTGCCGCACGCTCTCAGAAGGAAGGTTTGAACGTCACAGCAGCGCAGATATTCAAGCATCGGACTATTCTGGCCTTATCCGATGGTTTGGGGGGGCAAGCGGAGACGAAATCCAACACGATCAAGGTAGCACCGCGAATTGCCGTAGCTCCACGAAAGGCCTATCGCGGTGAAAGCGGGACGCGCGGATGA